ATTGAACCACCAACTGCCATTCTCTCCATTCGTTTGTGGTGCGAAATAATTCATTCCAAACGGTACTCCTGTATAAGGTAAACAATTTCCGTTTGAAAAAGAAGCTTGATTATCTGTACCATGTCTCGTGTCTATTTCTGTTATGTTCATTGACTAGGTCTCCTTTGTTGAGTGTCGAATGATTTGTTTTACTGGAATCTGTTGATCTGTCGGAATCTGTTGTTTTTCAATCCAGTTGATAAGCATCTCACCAGCAATTTTTCCCATTCCTTTAAAATCTTGAGCAATTGTTGTTAATGCTGGATCGATTAGTGCAGAAGCTTGAATATTATCAAATCCAATAATCGCCAATTGATTTGGTATATCAACGTTAGCGCGCTTGGCTTGATTCATTAGTGCAATGGCGACGAGATCATTTTCGCAAACGACGCCAGTGATGTTATTTTTACTTAGATAATCCAATAAATCGTTGCCTACAACTGCTTGTTTATCTGTCAAAGCCGTATGAAAGGATAGCTGCTGTTCTTTTGTTGCGTGAATATAGCCTAAGTAACGTTGCCGAACAGATTGTGGCAATACAGCTTCACCAAAAATATAGGCAATCCGCTGATGACCATTGGCAGCTAAATAATTAGTGGCCATTTCTCCACCAGAAAAGTTATCCGATTGAACCGTTGGATAAGGGAGATCGTGGATTTTTTTATCTAGTATGATGACTGGGAATTGAGCAATGGATAACTCAAATAAAGTATCTAAAAAATCCTCTGTGTTATGAGCGTAGTAGATCATGCCATCAAAGTTTTCGATAAGATCAGAAGCTTGTTTATTGATCAAAAATTCTGCTGAAGACATGATGACTTCATAGTGATGCTCGCTAGTAATAGGAGCCAGTCCTTCATTGAAATTTCCGAGGGAAAGATCGTTTGCAAAAGGAATCAAAAATAAAATCCGTGGCACTGTTTTGTTCTTAGGTTTATACGCTTTTACATAGCTGCCTTTGCCTTGAATGCGGTAAATCAGCCCTTGATTTTCTAACTCTGTTAGCGCTCGTTTGGACGTGATACGACTGACGTTGTATTTTTGAGATAGCTCTTTTTCTGTAGGTAATTGAGCATTTTCAACCAGTTCCCCAGATTGAATAGCCTGTAATAAATCATCGATTATTTTTTTATATAAAGGTTTTGACATAAGTGTTCTCCTAAATGTGAAATGATATATCATTGTTTGTAGTTTATCATAAAAGAAAAAAGACTTCAATCTAAAAATATTTAATAAAACAGTAGACAAAACGCTTTCATTAGCATATACTTTCGTTGTGAAATGATATATCAACAAAAGGAGGCAATTATGACTTATAAAAACATTCCCACTTCTGTACAACGTTTTATGGATAAAATCACGACGTTGTGTGGACAAGAACACGCTGGATGGGCAGAGAACTTTAATGCTGCTTTTGCGAATACCTTAACGACGACCGTTCGGCAACAAGAAGATGGTACGACATTCTTATTGACAGGAGATATTCCAGCAATGTGGTTGCGAGATTCTACAGCCCAAGTACGCCCTTATTTAGTGATTGCAAAAGAAGATGAAGCGTTAGCGAAAATGATTTGTGGATTGGTTCAACGACAATTTTTCTACATCACGATCGATCCTTACGCAAATGCCTTTAATGAAACGCCCAATAATGCAGGGCATCAAACCGATCACACTGAAATGAACCCGTGGATCTGGGAAAGAAAATATGAAATTGACTCGTTGTGCTATCCTGTTCAATTAGCCTATCTATTGTTCAAAAATACTGGATTGACGGAACAGTTTGATGAAACGTTTGTTACTGGCGTGAAAAAAATACTCACTGTATTTGCTACAGAACAAGATCATCAACACTCACCGTATACCTTTGAACGTGAGACAACAAGAATCGAAGATACCTTGCCTAACGATGGAAAAGGGGCTGATGTTAAACCGACTGGAATGACTTGGTCTGGTTTTCGTCCAAGTGATGATGCCTGTCGCTATGGGTATTTAGTTCCTTCAAACATGTTTGCAGTCGTGGTTTTAACGTATATCGAAGAAATTTTTACAACGATTTTGCATGATTCAGAGATTGTTGCCTGTGCATCAAAAGTAAAAAAAGAAATTGAAAGCGGTCTTAAAAAATATGGACAGACGAAGAACCAAGCAGGGGAATCTATTTACGCCTATGAGGTAGATGGGCTTGGAAACAGTAGTATTATGGATGACAGCAATATACCTAATTTACTGTCAGCACCCTATTTAGGTTACACCACTAGCGAAGATTCGATATACCAAGCCACGCGCAAGACGATTTTAAGTAAAGAAAATCCTTATTTCTATGAAGGGAAATACGCAAAAGGAATCGGTAGCTCCCATACGCCAGAAAACTATGTCTGGCCTATTGCTTTGGCTATGGAAGGTATGACAACTGAAGATAAGGCTGAAAAAGAACGAATTTTGGATTCTTTAGTTGCTAATGATGGCGGAACTCATTTGATGCATGAAGGATTTGACGTAAATGATCCTAATCAATATACAAGAGAATGGTTTTCATGGGCGAATATGATGTTTTGCGAACTAGTAATGGATTATTTTGATATTCGAGTGGAAAAATAAACAGTAGATTGGAGCGTGACCAGAATGAAGAAAAAAGTCTATATTATCTCTCACTCCCATTGGGATCGAGAGTGGTACATGCCGTATGAACAGCATCATATGCGTTTAGTTGAATTGATGGATGACATTTTAGAATTGGCGGAAAAAGATCCTGCATTTGATAGTTTTCATTTAGATGGGCAAACCATTATTTTGGACGATTACTTACAGATTAGACCAGAGCGTAAAGCAGATGTTCAAAAAGCTATCTCAGAGGGGAAACTAAAAATCGGTCCTTTTTATATTTTGCAGGATGACTTTTTAATCAGTCCTGAATCCAATGTCCGAAACATGCTGATTGGCAAAAAAGAAAGTGAGAAATGGGGAGCGCCAGTTCAATTAGGTTATTTCCCTGATACATTTGGAAACATGGGCCAAACCCCTCAAATGATGAAACAAGCCAACCTTGAAGTTGCCGCTTTTGGCAGAGGGGTTAAACCAGTGGGTTTCAATAATGAAGTTTTGGAGGATGAAAGTTATACGTCTCAATATTCAGAAATGTGGTGGCAAGGACCTGATGGAAGCGAGATATTAGGATTATTATTTGCTAACTGGTACAGCAATGGCAATGAGATCCCAACAACGAAAGAAGCGGCTATAGACTTTTGGACGCAAAAATTAGCAGATGTTGAACGATTTGCCTCAACAGATCATCTATTGATGATGAATGGAGTAGATCACCAACCTGTTCAAAAAGATATCACTCAAGCGATTGCACTCGCAAATGAACTGTTCCCAAATTATGAATTCATCCATTCTAATTTTGATGAGTATTTAAAACAAGTCCGTCAAGAGTTGCCAGAAAAAGTAGGCACAGTTTATGGCGAATTAACGAGCCAAGAAACAGATGGGTGGTTTACTTTAGCCAATACTGCTTCTGCCAGAGTGTATTTAAAACAATGGAATACCAAAGTTGAACGCCAACTAGAAAATATAACGGAGCCATTGGCTGCAATGGCCTATGAATTAACAAACAACTATCCGCACGATCAACTAGATTATGCCTGGAAATTATTATTGCAAAACCATCCTCATGATAGTATTTGCGGTTGTTCAGTGGATGAAGTGCATCGAGA
The DNA window shown above is from Enterococcus sp. 4G2_DIV0659 and carries:
- a CDS encoding GntR family transcriptional regulator, translating into MSKPLYKKIIDDLLQAIQSGELVENAQLPTEKELSQKYNVSRITSKRALTELENQGLIYRIQGKGSYVKAYKPKNKTVPRILFLIPFANDLSLGNFNEGLAPITSEHHYEVIMSSAEFLINKQASDLIENFDGMIYYAHNTEDFLDTLFELSIAQFPVIILDKKIHDLPYPTVQSDNFSGGEMATNYLAANGHQRIAYIFGEAVLPQSVRQRYLGYIHATKEQQLSFHTALTDKQAVVGNDLLDYLSKNNITGVVCENDLVAIALMNQAKRANVDIPNQLAIIGFDNIQASALIDPALTTIAQDFKGMGKIAGEMLINWIEKQQIPTDQQIPVKQIIRHSTKET
- a CDS encoding glycoside hydrolase family 125 protein; protein product: MTYKNIPTSVQRFMDKITTLCGQEHAGWAENFNAAFANTLTTTVRQQEDGTTFLLTGDIPAMWLRDSTAQVRPYLVIAKEDEALAKMICGLVQRQFFYITIDPYANAFNETPNNAGHQTDHTEMNPWIWERKYEIDSLCYPVQLAYLLFKNTGLTEQFDETFVTGVKKILTVFATEQDHQHSPYTFERETTRIEDTLPNDGKGADVKPTGMTWSGFRPSDDACRYGYLVPSNMFAVVVLTYIEEIFTTILHDSEIVACASKVKKEIESGLKKYGQTKNQAGESIYAYEVDGLGNSSIMDDSNIPNLLSAPYLGYTTSEDSIYQATRKTILSKENPYFYEGKYAKGIGSSHTPENYVWPIALAMEGMTTEDKAEKERILDSLVANDGGTHLMHEGFDVNDPNQYTREWFSWANMMFCELVMDYFDIRVEK